One stretch of Microvirga lotononidis DNA includes these proteins:
- a CDS encoding ABC transporter ATP-binding protein: MFDVSKPWLNRVLEGGEKQYLKAVDGVSFSIAKGETFALVGESGSGKSTVARMVVGLLPPTSGEVMIDGVSMSSRAASAERQRLRRRIQMIFQDPYASLNPRWQVDRIVAEPIRAFHLIESEKDIADRVGELLSLVGLHPADGRKYPHEFSGGQRQRIAIARALASNAEFIVCDEPTSALDVSVQAQILNLMRDLQDRLGLTYLFISHNLAVVRHMASRIGVMYLGRIVEISNGRELFAHPKHPYTRMLLDAVPDIGMTGRQRIPVRGEIPNPINPPTGCTFNPRCPFANERCRAEIPPLVGGVACHAIHEGRLAIDAAA, translated from the coding sequence GTGTTCGACGTTTCCAAGCCCTGGCTCAACCGAGTTCTCGAGGGCGGAGAGAAGCAATACCTGAAGGCGGTCGACGGCGTTTCCTTCAGCATCGCCAAGGGTGAGACCTTCGCTCTCGTCGGCGAATCCGGCTCGGGCAAGTCGACGGTGGCGCGGATGGTCGTCGGTCTCCTGCCGCCCACGAGCGGAGAGGTGATGATCGACGGCGTCTCCATGTCGAGCAGGGCCGCGTCTGCCGAGCGCCAGCGCCTGCGGCGCCGCATCCAGATGATCTTCCAGGACCCCTATGCAAGCCTCAACCCGCGCTGGCAGGTCGACCGCATCGTCGCCGAGCCGATCCGGGCTTTTCACCTGATCGAGAGCGAGAAGGACATCGCAGACCGGGTGGGTGAGCTCCTGTCGCTGGTCGGATTGCATCCGGCGGACGGCCGCAAATACCCGCATGAATTCTCCGGTGGTCAGCGTCAGCGCATCGCCATCGCACGCGCTCTTGCATCCAACGCGGAGTTCATCGTCTGCGACGAGCCGACCTCCGCGCTGGACGTGTCGGTCCAGGCGCAGATCCTCAACCTCATGCGCGACCTGCAGGATCGCCTCGGGCTGACCTACCTGTTCATCAGCCACAACCTCGCTGTCGTGCGCCATATGGCGAGCCGCATCGGCGTGATGTATCTCGGACGCATCGTGGAGATCTCCAATGGCCGCGAGCTCTTCGCCCATCCGAAGCATCCCTATACCCGCATGCTGCTGGATGCGGTGCCGGATATCGGGATGACCGGGCGCCAGCGCATCCCCGTGCGCGGCGAGATCCCCAACCCCATCAACCCGCCGACCGGCTGCACCTTCAACCCGCGCTGTCCCTTCGCCAACGAGCGGTGCCGGGCCGAAATCCCGCCCCTGGTCGGGGGAGTGGCCTGCCACGCAATCCATGAGGGACGTCTGGCCATCGACGCGGCTGCGTGA
- a CDS encoding ABC transporter ATP-binding protein, with the protein MTQPVLSVRDLRVEFVTRRGVLKAIDGISFDIAKGEVLGVVGESGAGKSVTGSAVIGLIDPPGRIAGGEVLLSGLRIDNLPPEEMRRVRGKRIGMIFQDPLTSLNPLYRVSEQLVETIRTHTNLSSAAARKRAIDLLAEVGIPAPDKRIDSYPHEFSGGMRQRVVIALALCAEPELIIADEPTTALDVSVQAQIIALLKRLGREHGTAIMLVTHDMGVIAETADRVAVMYAGRIAEIGPVREVVQNPLHPYAKGLMGAIPSLESDTDRLVQIPGSMPRLSAIPPGCAFNPRCPYVFDRCRVERPEPVQHSDHRVACHLYDQSSVRSEAVA; encoded by the coding sequence ATGACGCAACCTGTCCTCTCCGTTCGTGACCTGCGGGTCGAGTTCGTGACCCGGCGCGGGGTCCTGAAAGCCATCGACGGCATATCCTTCGACATCGCGAAGGGCGAAGTGCTCGGTGTCGTCGGCGAATCCGGCGCGGGCAAATCCGTGACGGGATCGGCCGTCATCGGCCTCATCGACCCTCCCGGGCGGATCGCCGGCGGCGAAGTCCTCCTCTCGGGGCTTCGCATCGACAATCTGCCGCCGGAGGAGATGCGCAGGGTGCGCGGCAAGCGCATCGGCATGATCTTCCAGGACCCGCTCACCAGCCTTAACCCGCTCTACCGGGTCAGCGAACAGCTTGTCGAGACCATTCGCACGCATACGAATCTCTCGTCCGCAGCCGCGAGGAAGCGTGCCATCGATCTTTTGGCCGAAGTCGGCATTCCCGCACCTGACAAGCGGATCGACAGCTACCCGCATGAATTCTCGGGCGGCATGCGCCAGCGCGTCGTCATTGCGCTGGCTCTGTGCGCCGAGCCGGAACTCATTATCGCCGACGAACCGACGACTGCCCTCGACGTCTCGGTCCAGGCGCAGATCATCGCGTTGCTGAAGCGGCTCGGCCGCGAGCACGGCACGGCCATCATGCTGGTCACGCACGACATGGGCGTGATCGCCGAAACGGCGGATCGGGTCGCCGTCATGTATGCGGGCCGAATCGCGGAGATCGGGCCCGTGCGCGAGGTGGTGCAAAACCCGCTTCATCCCTACGCAAAGGGCCTGATGGGCGCGATTCCATCCCTTGAAAGCGACACGGATCGTCTCGTGCAGATCCCCGGCTCGATGCCGCGCCTCTCGGCCATTCCGCCAGGATGCGCCTTCAACCCGCGTTGTCCCTATGTATTCGACCGCTGCCGGGTCGAACGGCCGGAGCCCGTCCAGCACAGCGATCATCGCGTCGCCTGCCATCTCTACGATCAATCTTCCGTCCGGTCGGAGGCCGTCGCGTGA
- a CDS encoding L,D-transpeptidase family protein has translation MKRVAYIALGILCLLRPAMAAPPELNLEAVNKAEWSAESGRSKETDPAIVKIQVLLDRARFSPGVIDGRNGENLRNAIKAFEAAHDLKPDGNLDEDAWSKLKETSSDPALVEYTIKGEDVKGPFMTIPEKMEDQAKLDYLGYSSPEELLAEKFHMDMDLLKVLNPGKSLDKAGTSILVANVAAKPADSEKAEKAAKIEIVKNEHILRVLNKDGSVVATYPASIGSEEKPAPSGSYKVRAVAPNPNYTYNPDYGFKGVKAKEKFEIKPGPNNPVGSTWIDLSIESYGIHGTPEPEKVGKAYSHGCVRLTNWDVQALSKMVEKGTPVDFID, from the coding sequence ATGAAACGCGTTGCGTATATCGCCCTTGGAATCCTGTGTCTGCTGCGGCCGGCGATGGCTGCGCCTCCGGAGTTGAACCTGGAAGCCGTGAACAAAGCCGAGTGGTCGGCCGAGAGCGGCAGGAGCAAGGAGACCGATCCGGCTATCGTCAAGATTCAGGTTCTGCTCGATAGAGCCCGCTTCTCGCCCGGCGTGATCGATGGGCGCAACGGAGAGAACCTGCGGAACGCGATCAAGGCGTTCGAGGCGGCGCACGATCTCAAACCCGACGGGAATCTCGACGAGGATGCCTGGTCCAAGCTCAAGGAGACATCGTCCGATCCAGCCCTGGTCGAGTACACGATCAAGGGGGAGGACGTAAAAGGTCCTTTCATGACCATTCCGGAAAAGATGGAAGACCAGGCCAAGCTCGATTACCTCGGCTATTCAAGTCCTGAGGAGCTTCTGGCCGAGAAGTTTCACATGGACATGGACCTGCTCAAGGTCCTGAACCCCGGCAAATCCTTAGACAAGGCCGGGACATCCATCCTCGTCGCCAATGTCGCGGCGAAACCGGCGGATTCGGAGAAAGCCGAAAAGGCCGCCAAGATCGAGATCGTGAAGAACGAACACATCCTGCGCGTCCTGAACAAGGACGGGTCGGTCGTCGCCACCTATCCGGCGTCCATCGGCAGCGAGGAAAAGCCTGCACCCAGCGGATCGTACAAGGTTCGCGCGGTCGCCCCGAACCCGAACTACACGTACAACCCGGATTATGGCTTCAAGGGCGTCAAGGCCAAGGAGAAGTTCGAGATCAAGCCCGGGCCGAACAATCCTGTCGGAAGCACCTGGATCGACCTCTCCATCGAATCCTACGGCATCCATGGGACGCCGGAACCCGAGAAGGTCGGAAAAGCCTATTCCCACGGCTGCGTGAGGTTGACGAACTGGGACGTGCAGGCCCTGTCCAAGATGGTCGAGAAAGGAACACCTGTCGATTTCATCGACTGA
- a CDS encoding bZIP transcription factor has product MRAVPVTDINSATSLSLVSTVSGEHGSPCTKRIQELEERVARLRAELDDATAALELEKARTPVPGDFVRCPLTHFFGQVTRVTPRPNGRPWVEIVPYLGPNLPGHSSMDLFDSWELIDAPADEAAEGSARLPMIAPFMPRTTALLTSHSEEVEVEEALKQLWAPANRVTS; this is encoded by the coding sequence ATGAGGGCAGTTCCGGTGACGGATATCAATTCCGCTACGAGTTTGTCGCTCGTCTCGACCGTGAGCGGGGAGCATGGAAGTCCCTGCACGAAGCGCATCCAGGAGCTGGAAGAACGCGTTGCCAGGCTTCGCGCCGAACTTGACGACGCCACGGCGGCTTTGGAGCTTGAGAAGGCCCGGACGCCGGTGCCTGGCGACTTCGTTCGCTGCCCCCTTACCCACTTCTTCGGGCAGGTCACCAGGGTCACACCCCGGCCCAATGGCAGGCCGTGGGTGGAGATCGTCCCCTATCTCGGCCCGAACCTGCCGGGCCACTCATCCATGGACCTGTTCGACAGCTGGGAACTGATCGATGCGCCGGCGGACGAGGCTGCCGAGGGTTCCGCGAGGCTGCCGATGATCGCGCCCTTCATGCCGAGGACGACCGCTCTGCTCACGTCGCACTCCGAAGAGGTCGAGGTGGAAGAAGCGCTCAAGCAGCTTTGGGCGCCTGCGAACCGGGTCACGTCGTAG
- a CDS encoding bifunctional helix-turn-helix transcriptional regulator/GNAT family N-acetyltransferase: protein MSHMPNLPTDEQIEKVRSFNRFYTRQIGLLNEGLLESAFSLTEARVLYELAHRDPVTAADLGRELGLDAGYLSRLLKRFDAKGLLRRSPSKDDRRQFLLSLTEKGLAAFAPLNQASAIQVAAMLSELSSGEREQLVQSMATVERLIGDGSRSDPPYSLRPHRIGDIGWIAHRQGLLYAQEYGWDETFEALVAEIAAVFVKNFDPQWERCWIAERHGEIIGSVFLVRASDQVAKLRLLYVEPSARGLGLGRRLVDECISFAKAKGYKTLTLWTNDVLVAACSIYRAAGFTLVKEEGHHSFGKDLVGQTWDLAL, encoded by the coding sequence ATGTCGCACATGCCGAATTTGCCCACGGACGAGCAGATCGAGAAGGTCAGAAGCTTCAACCGCTTCTACACGCGCCAAATCGGCCTTCTGAACGAGGGGTTGTTGGAGAGTGCATTCTCGCTGACGGAAGCGCGCGTGCTCTACGAACTCGCCCACCGCGACCCGGTGACGGCCGCCGATCTGGGGCGAGAGCTCGGCCTCGATGCCGGCTATCTCAGCCGCCTGCTGAAGCGGTTCGACGCAAAAGGCCTGCTTCGGCGCTCCCCCTCCAAGGATGACAGGCGCCAATTTCTCTTATCCCTGACGGAAAAGGGCCTTGCCGCATTCGCGCCGCTGAACCAGGCTTCCGCGATCCAGGTGGCCGCCATGCTGTCGGAACTCTCGTCCGGCGAGCGGGAGCAACTCGTCCAATCCATGGCCACGGTTGAACGTCTGATCGGCGATGGTTCGAGATCTGATCCTCCCTACAGCCTGCGCCCACACCGGATCGGAGATATCGGCTGGATCGCGCACCGACAGGGGCTTCTGTACGCCCAGGAATATGGTTGGGACGAAACCTTCGAGGCTTTGGTGGCTGAGATTGCCGCGGTCTTCGTCAAGAATTTCGACCCGCAATGGGAACGCTGCTGGATCGCCGAGCGGCATGGAGAGATCATCGGCAGTGTCTTTCTCGTGCGCGCTTCCGATCAGGTCGCGAAGCTCCGGCTGCTCTATGTGGAGCCTTCGGCCAGAGGGCTCGGCCTCGGCAGAAGACTGGTCGACGAGTGCATCAGCTTTGCCAAGGCGAAGGGCTACAAGACGTTGACCCTGTGGACGAACGATGTGCTCGTGGCAGCGTGCAGCATCTATCGGGCAGCGGGCTTCACGCTGGTGAAGGAAGAGGGGCATCATTCCTTCGGAAAGGATCTCGTCGGGCAGACCTGGGATCTCGCTCTGTGA
- a CDS encoding DMT family transporter — protein MRRREALALMAAAATGVQVGAAMVATRFVVQEIGPASLAFLRYAIAVLCLVPPLLMSARVRFAVRDLLVVMGLGIVQFGILIALLNLGLRFIPPTRAALLFSTFPLMTMIIAAVSGRENLSGTKVAGVVLTIIGVGVALGEGLAVQSATGEWLGVLLVLSAALCGALCSVLYRPYLARYPTLPVGAWAMLASVVFLAGPAGVEGLFTQELRLASSAWGAVLFIGVSSGVGYVLWLWALKHTTPTRVTVFLSLSPITAALLGVWLLGEPLTPGVLLGLAGVAAGLWLATRHQRSPR, from the coding sequence GTGAGGCGCCGGGAGGCGCTTGCCCTGATGGCGGCCGCCGCGACGGGCGTTCAGGTCGGCGCCGCCATGGTGGCGACGCGCTTCGTCGTCCAGGAGATCGGCCCGGCATCGCTGGCTTTCCTGCGCTACGCCATTGCGGTTCTCTGCCTTGTTCCGCCCTTGCTGATGAGCGCGCGGGTCCGGTTCGCCGTTCGCGACCTGCTGGTCGTCATGGGGCTCGGCATCGTGCAGTTCGGGATTCTGATCGCGCTGTTGAACCTTGGGCTCCGGTTCATCCCGCCCACCCGAGCGGCGCTCCTGTTCTCGACCTTTCCACTGATGACCATGATCATCGCGGCTGTATCGGGCCGCGAGAATCTCAGCGGGACCAAAGTCGCCGGTGTTGTCCTAACGATCATCGGGGTCGGCGTGGCCCTGGGCGAGGGGCTCGCTGTGCAGAGCGCGACCGGTGAATGGCTGGGGGTTCTGCTGGTGCTCTCTGCCGCTCTGTGCGGCGCCCTGTGCTCCGTGCTGTATCGACCTTATCTCGCCCGTTACCCGACCCTGCCCGTCGGGGCTTGGGCCATGCTGGCCTCTGTGGTCTTTCTGGCGGGCCCTGCCGGAGTTGAAGGGCTCTTTACCCAGGAACTGCGCCTTGCTTCATCAGCGTGGGGCGCGGTTCTGTTCATCGGCGTGTCGAGTGGTGTCGGCTATGTCCTCTGGCTTTGGGCGCTCAAGCATACGACCCCGACCCGAGTGACGGTGTTCCTGTCGCTGAGCCCGATCACGGCGGCGCTGCTCGGTGTCTGGCTTCTCGGTGAACCGTTGACACCCGGTGTCTTGCTCGGACTCGCCGGCGTCGCGGCCGGGCTTTGGCTGGCCACCAGGCATCAGCGAAGTCCCAGGTAG
- a CDS encoding extensin-like domain-containing protein, with protein MKRSRRTVVGMMSIIGGMVLASVVLAQDAPPLPPPRPDHLAEPAPLPPPRPDHSAAPEPSAEKVPENEAPPEQKAETGSAAEDACLQRLTQLGLRFESRPPVQENNCRIENPVLVSALPNGVAVVPASLMGCPVAESMTRWMNDVVAPEAERQFQSAPTKVLIGTSYQCRDQRNGAKLSEHAFGNGLDVMGFEFAKRPALTVGSHEENSPEATFQSAIRKAACPIFNTVLGPGSDADHGNHLHLDLRQRKGDYRICQ; from the coding sequence ATGAAGCGTAGTCGCCGCACGGTTGTCGGGATGATGAGCATCATTGGAGGAATGGTGCTGGCTTCCGTCGTCTTGGCTCAGGATGCGCCGCCGCTCCCTCCGCCCAGGCCCGATCATCTCGCCGAGCCGGCGCCACTGCCGCCGCCAAGGCCGGATCATTCCGCCGCTCCTGAGCCCAGTGCCGAAAAAGTGCCGGAGAATGAAGCTCCTCCGGAACAGAAAGCCGAAACCGGAAGCGCGGCAGAAGATGCCTGCCTCCAGCGCCTCACGCAGCTCGGTCTGCGCTTCGAGAGCAGGCCGCCGGTCCAGGAAAACAATTGCAGGATCGAAAATCCGGTCCTGGTCTCCGCATTGCCGAACGGCGTTGCGGTGGTGCCAGCATCCCTCATGGGTTGTCCGGTGGCCGAGAGCATGACCCGCTGGATGAACGACGTCGTCGCCCCTGAAGCGGAGCGCCAGTTCCAGAGCGCGCCGACGAAAGTCCTCATCGGCACGTCCTACCAGTGTCGTGATCAGCGCAACGGAGCGAAACTGAGCGAACATGCCTTTGGCAATGGTCTCGATGTCATGGGGTTCGAGTTCGCCAAACGGCCGGCGCTGACGGTCGGCAGCCATGAGGAGAATTCTCCGGAAGCGACGTTCCAGTCTGCAATCCGCAAAGCCGCCTGTCCGATCTTCAACACGGTGCTCGGTCCGGGCTCAGATGCGGACCATGGCAACCACCTTCACCTCGATCTGCGCCAGCGCAAGGGCGACTACAGGATTTGTCAGTAG
- a CDS encoding CDC48 family AAA ATPase: MADDGQSVRLQVANARPDDSGRGLARISRQALAEIGIQEGQAIEIVGKRHTTAIAVSPYPEDEGLNIIRLDGLQRVNAGVGSGDHVEVKRAEVRPATRVVLAPAQKGLRLQGSGDALKRTFYQRPLAAGDVISTSVYSQRSSGQRLPEEMRGFLNIPAYGLQEIRLVVVSTQPRGIVHVTAETEIELRPQFEEPREARRADVTYDDIGGLGSTVDQVREMVELPLRHPELFQRLGIDPPKGVLLYGPPGTGKTRLARAVANETEAQFFHIAGPEIMGSHYGESEQRLRQVFQEAQQNAPAIIFIDEIDSIAPKREEVTGEVERRIVAQLLTLMDGLEPRQNIVVIGATNRREAIDEALRRPGRFDREIVIGVPDELGRREILGIHTRGMPLGEDVDLEDIARTTYGFVGADLAALAREAAMDSLRRILPGINLKDGIPSNVLESLQVTRQDFMNAMKRVQPSALREIMIQVPNVTWDDIGGVEEARTRLREGVELPLKSPESFRRLGIRPAKGFLLFGPPGTGKTLLAKAVAREAQANFVATKSSDLLSKWYGESEQQVSRLFARARQVAPTVIFIDEIDSLAPVRGGGLGEPAVTERVVNTILAEMDGLEELQGVVVMAATNRPNLIDPALLRPGRFDELIYVPVPDAQGRRHILGIHTKAMPLGPDVDLDAIAERTSRFTGADLEDLTRRAGLLALRESLQAEHVTMAHFEQALRETRPSVTPEMEREYEDMLRTLKQEGPQRQSIGFLPLRQAAE, from the coding sequence ATGGCAGACGATGGGCAGAGTGTACGCCTTCAGGTCGCGAACGCCCGGCCGGACGATTCCGGCCGTGGACTTGCGCGCATAAGCCGCCAAGCCCTCGCCGAGATCGGCATCCAGGAGGGCCAAGCCATCGAAATCGTCGGCAAGCGTCACACCACCGCCATCGCCGTCTCCCCCTATCCCGAGGATGAAGGCCTGAACATCATTCGCCTCGACGGTCTGCAGCGCGTCAATGCGGGCGTGGGCAGTGGCGATCACGTAGAGGTGAAGCGGGCGGAGGTTCGCCCGGCAACCCGGGTCGTGCTTGCTCCGGCCCAGAAGGGACTGCGTCTTCAAGGCTCGGGCGATGCCCTGAAGAGAACCTTCTACCAGCGTCCCCTGGCGGCAGGCGACGTGATTTCCACTTCGGTCTATTCGCAACGCTCGTCCGGCCAGCGGCTGCCGGAGGAAATGCGTGGCTTCCTCAACATTCCCGCCTACGGGCTCCAGGAAATCCGCCTTGTCGTGGTCTCGACCCAGCCGCGCGGCATCGTACATGTGACGGCCGAAACCGAGATCGAGCTGCGCCCGCAATTCGAGGAGCCGCGGGAGGCGCGCCGCGCCGATGTGACCTATGACGATATCGGCGGCCTCGGCAGCACGGTCGATCAGGTGCGCGAGATGGTGGAACTGCCGCTTCGCCACCCGGAGCTCTTCCAGCGCCTCGGCATCGATCCCCCGAAGGGCGTCTTGCTCTACGGACCTCCCGGCACGGGCAAGACCAGGCTCGCGCGGGCCGTCGCCAACGAGACGGAGGCGCAGTTCTTCCACATTGCCGGTCCCGAGATCATGGGAAGCCACTATGGCGAGTCGGAGCAGCGGCTGCGGCAGGTTTTCCAGGAAGCGCAGCAGAACGCCCCCGCGATCATCTTCATCGACGAGATCGACAGCATCGCGCCCAAGCGCGAAGAGGTCACGGGAGAAGTCGAGCGGCGGATCGTGGCCCAGCTGCTCACGCTCATGGACGGCCTGGAGCCGCGCCAGAACATCGTGGTCATCGGTGCGACGAACCGGCGCGAAGCGATCGACGAGGCTCTCCGCCGCCCGGGCCGCTTCGACCGGGAGATCGTGATCGGCGTGCCGGATGAACTGGGGCGCCGGGAAATACTCGGCATCCATACCCGGGGCATGCCCCTGGGCGAGGACGTGGATCTGGAAGACATCGCCCGCACGACCTATGGTTTCGTCGGGGCCGATCTGGCCGCCCTCGCCCGCGAGGCCGCCATGGATTCCCTGCGGCGCATCCTGCCCGGCATCAATCTCAAGGACGGGATCCCGTCCAACGTGCTCGAGAGCCTGCAGGTGACGCGTCAGGACTTCATGAACGCCATGAAGCGCGTTCAGCCCTCGGCCTTGCGCGAAATCATGATCCAAGTGCCCAACGTGACCTGGGACGATATCGGCGGGGTCGAAGAGGCCCGCACCCGGTTGCGCGAGGGGGTGGAACTGCCTCTCAAGAGCCCGGAATCCTTCCGCCGCCTCGGCATTCGCCCGGCCAAGGGATTTCTCCTGTTCGGGCCTCCCGGCACCGGCAAGACGCTTTTGGCGAAAGCCGTCGCCCGTGAGGCCCAGGCCAATTTCGTGGCGACGAAATCCTCCGACCTTCTTTCGAAATGGTATGGCGAATCCGAGCAGCAGGTGTCCCGCCTCTTCGCCCGGGCCCGTCAGGTCGCGCCGACCGTGATCTTCATCGATGAGATCGACTCCCTTGCTCCGGTCCGCGGCGGCGGCCTGGGCGAGCCTGCGGTGACGGAGAGGGTCGTCAACACGATCCTGGCGGAAATGGACGGCCTCGAGGAGTTGCAGGGCGTCGTCGTCATGGCGGCCACGAACAGACCGAACCTCATAGACCCGGCCCTGCTCCGCCCGGGGCGTTTCGACGAGTTGATCTACGTCCCGGTTCCCGATGCGCAGGGACGTCGCCATATCCTGGGGATCCACACCAAGGCGATGCCGCTCGGCCCGGACGTGGATCTCGATGCGATTGCGGAGCGGACAAGCCGCTTCACAGGAGCGGACCTCGAGGATCTCACCCGTCGTGCCGGCCTTCTCGCCTTAAGGGAATCGCTCCAGGCGGAGCACGTGACCATGGCCCATTTCGAACAGGCTCTGCGCGAAACCCGCCCCTCCGTCACACCGGAAATGGAGCGGGAATACGAGGACATGCTGCGGACTCTCAAGCAGGAAGGCCCTCAGCGTCAGTCCATCGGCTTCCTTCCGCTGAGACAGGCGGCCGAGTAG